GTTGAATGCATTGGGACAATGAAAGATGTGCAACATCGGGCGCTGACAGTAGCCCActtgttcattttcattaatGACACTTTTTTGCCCAATCAAATCTCATAACGCAACCGGGCGCTCCCCTATCTTCGCTGTGTGTTCACGCACCTTGTAGAACAGATTATTGTGTGGAAGAATGGCCGAAAAGGTGGAGCtcaaaagctaaataaaaaaagaagaaactaaCAATAAATGTAGCAAAGTGTTTCAAATGAATGACATTAGCTTTTGGTGATGTTGCACTGTCAACAGTAGTACCAACAACAACTAGTAACCAGCCCTCACGGTCACAGGAGGCTGCTGTTTTTAGCACCAGATGTGGAGAAGTGTAGGAGTAgaagagatggcacgataccacttttttatgtccgataccgataccgatatcataaatttggatatctgccgataccgatatgaatccgatatagtgttttttaatcaacaaaactggttttttaaatatcttgctgcattttgtataagttcatactcaagtttaaaacaacaactacactaaagctattctgttatacctgtatgtaaaaaaaaaaatttcatagttcagcaatactgatcaatctaataaacttaaacctacaccatcctccctattctggtatttgaaagagtacttagcataaatattaagcaacctaactaatagggttccaactcccagcaacaacaaaaataaataaataaaaaatagggaaccacccctcacgcgccacctcatgatgcttaatcgacgtaatcaaccttaatttgatgcagtgtgaaaaaaaatgcacagaaatcaattatttttcaagaaatattaaatagattcaacatctttcttcaacaaaattgcagactgtacagatggtaccttcccaaaggaaaaagtactatagcttactagggtatatatattagacttaatagtcactatatacagtaattgacttctattcattttacatcagattaaaactttgggtgtcagataattatttattaaaagctagacattttaaatgagaataagaaagaaaagtatgtctttgtgcccccttttccctgttaatgccctatcggccccactggctaaactttgctagatccgcccctgcacagttacagccgtcagctgtagaaaaagatcctggtgtagaaagtaatattaaatacattctaacaacagctgatcaagcttaaacgtgctgctgttgttcagccgctggtttcctctttctggtgcaaagtgggccaaaaacaaacaagagagacggactcacgacagaaaagccgatcagctgatcattaagcagtttcatgattgaagtagcagcaggagaggcagtcgctccatatatcgcttgttaagcttaacgcaggaatgctttacaaacattcagagatggacttacacacttgctttacttctctcgggataactttgtcggagatgaaatgccgggttgctagcgaagctccacatgctatccagaccaccgacaggtcccgcatgccacagctgctctatcacgtgatgcatactgctccgacgtgctaacgttctgaggtgagttacggcgtgttgcaagttttgtgaggtgctttcgtgatatttaatggatcggattacattttttatttttctccgatatccgattcagtaatttaggtcagtatcggaccccAGCCCCACAAGCACTGACAGCAGCCCATTCTTGCCCAATCAAATCTCTTAATGCAACCATCCCTGCCCCTACCTACCCTGTGTGCCTTATTGAAAAGTTTCATGTGGAAGAACTGGTTGATACAGGCAAACTCACAGTCATAAGAACCTTCTGTTGGTAGTACCAGCTGTGGGGAAGTGCAGGATGAGGGACAGCAGTCCCAATAACTTTAGTCCTCGGGCCCTAAAAGTTCAGAATGGAACTCAAATTCTAAACTACTTTCATCAGACACTGCCTATCGGCCTTGTTCTGAACCTGAAAAACTGTAAGACTATAGAcgtaaaataaaaccaaacctTACTCACTGTGGTGCTTGAATATATGTAGTCAAGCAACTGAAGTTATACGTAAAAGGGTGTGAATTTTATATGAGGGTATCAACATAAATCTATTTGGCTAAATACACAAAATTAAGTAAGGATACTGGACAGTGTGGTATTACTCACAGGACTGTTTCCGAAAGTGGGTTCCTTGTTGTTACTCTTGTGAATACAGCAGGTATGGTCACAGGAGCAGCAGCATGCCATGGTGTCTTGCTGATTGCCCTCCCAAAGTTGCTTCTGAGTTTCATTTCCATTTCTGTTCATGTCTTCTTCCTGCTCATCCGGCCACAATCCTGTATCTACAGATACTGACTCTGGCTTACAATTTATAGCCATCTCAGGGATAGTCTCCTGTGATTTCAAATTATTAGACaggtgaaagaaagaaggagaTGAAGAGAAGAGCTCTTGATGTGCTGGTCTTTGTGTCATTCCTGGGCAACTCATGGACAAATTCATTTTGTTTGGAACAGCATGAAGAGCCCCATATGATAAATTCTTGGTCAGAGTATTGCGCTGAATTTGCAGGTCTGTCCATGACTGGACAGCACGAAAGGGGCTGGAGGTGTCCAAAGGTAGAATGATAGGGAGACGAGTGCTTTTTGACTCAGGAGTGTATGGAACATCCTTTCTGTGGACAATATGAGAAGACAGATATGACGGCATTTGAACTGAAACAGAACGATTTGATGGTCTGATATTCGGGATTGCAGACTGGGATATGGATGTCAGTGAGGAAGGTACATCCAAGGAGCCATTTGCAGCTCTTGAGGTCTGGCCTCTGTCTGTGTTCGCTGAGTATGACATCGGTAAAGGGATGGCATTGCCTGTGGAAGAAAATGAATCTACAGGAAGATTTCCAGGAGTTCCATCTGAGATTTCAAAGCTTCCTGACACTTCAGGGGTTGGATTGGACAGCTGGATGGGTTCTGCCCAATAGACTCGCCCTTCAGTATCAAGCTGCTGAAAAAAGTCATCTAAATCTATATTCTCATTGTCAGAGTCATCTACTGAGGTTTCAAATACCAGATCTAAGTTCTCAATTGCAATGAGATTATTGGGTTTTACTTCATCTCCACTGTGTGCCTGTGCAACTTGATTGTGTAAGCGTATGTAACTCCCGGGTGATTCACTTTCTTTACCAGCAACGTGTTTTTGATAGAGTTTTCTAATATCgttgtgttttgtctttgctgACATGTCATCATGCACAGTAGAGGAGTTGACCAGTGTATCCATTTCTGACTGGCTTTCTACTTCAGAAGGTGAAGGTGCAGAACCTTCTGACAGATTAGCGGGAGTTTCTGTGTCTGAGATGTAAACGACAGCTTCTTGAGAAAGTTGGGGACCGTGTCCCTCACTTTCTTCCTGTTGTTTTTCATTCCTCTGAAATTTTTCCAACAGTATATCATTCATCTTGGCATTTGTACCATTTTGGATCTGACAGAATAGAGCAAGATCATTGTTATCATTGTGAGAATGCTGTCTGTTCTCTGGGGGTAAGACTGCACTATGCTGTCCAGAGACAACTTGCTCTGACTGGTCTGAAATTTCTCCTGAAGCTGGGTCTATGAGGTCATTTTGATGATGTGATTGTGATGACACATCAGGCTGACAAACTGGGATGTAAAGTTTATAAGAAAGGGAGGAAGGTGTGGGAAAACCTTCCTCTAATTTTGAGAAGTCCAAAACAGGTGGTGCTGATGGATTAGCTTTGTCCAAATGAAAAGAGAGCAAAGGGAGACTTTCATCCTCTTCCTTTTGTGTATCAGCAGTTGGCTTTGAAAAACTTATTCCATCAGAATctagaaaaaaagatttgtttttgttgctttcgGGAGTTTGTGAGATTAACTTGAGTAATTTGGGAGAGACCAAAGTGGGTGGAGAACAGATCTCTCTGTTAGCAGAGTGAGGTAAAGGAGGAGAAGTGGGATGCTGAGACGATATAGGACCAGAAGAAAAACTTTGTATTGAAGCGGGTGGAGACTGATCCGGATTTGGTACTGTTTCAGTGTTTGCAATTTGCAGGTCACAACTTGAGAGAGGCAGTGAGGCAGAAGCTATGGAAGAGCTCGAGTCTATAGTAGAATCTGGTGAAGGGCAGGGTGAGGAAGGGAGATATTTATTAAAACCACAAGAGGTCATTGTTGAGGCAGGGATGGGAGATTTGTCAGTATGAGGAGAAAAAGCAGAAGACTCTGGTTTCTCACTGTCCTGATTGTCACCACTCATTTCTGAAAACCCTAAGCGAGCCTGAAATCaaacaggaaatacagtcaAACATCTGAACATTCAAATGCTCTAAATATCCTAAATAGCAACTTAGTATACTCTACGATCTAGTGTCAGTGTTATGAATTAGGGTAGTGCGCTGCATTTCAATAAACTTGACAGACTGTGAGAAAAGTGAGACTGCATTGACAAGAGAAGAGACCTTGATGATTTCAGATCCTGGTGATGCCAAATGAGGGACCAGTGGTATAAAGGGTTCTTCTAGAAAGCCACTGCTGTCTGACTGGCAGCTGTTGGTCCGCATTACACCTCTCACTGCTCAAACAAATGAAGGAGGAATGagaagacaaagagaaagaggacatgGAATTATATCCACAACTTATCAAAATCTCTGGTATTTGTCTCAACGCTGgaatttaaaaagttttgaaAACATGTTGtgggaaatctgttttttattcCAAACTTTCTAGAGGTCTgttgttcccaggccagctaataaaaacaatctctccagcatgtccagTGCCTGCCCCAGGATCAGACACCCTTCAGAGAAAGACATTTGCATACATAGTCTCATTCTTTCCATCAGCTCCCACAGCTCAGGGTCATAGGATGAACCGAGATCAGTCAACTCTTGCTAGTTGAATTGCTGCGATAATTGTATGGAGCTGAATATAATggatttaattgtttttaaccCTTGTTCATTGtagctttttgtgtgttttttgtgtgcacTGTTTTTTATAAGATTGTG
Above is a window of Maylandia zebra isolate NMK-2024a unplaced genomic scaffold, Mzebra_GT3a scaffold25, whole genome shotgun sequence DNA encoding:
- the itprid1 gene encoding uncharacterized protein itprid1 — translated: MAFEGAAAKRAKLVASRVHWGNTGPCVSIMDQDTHGNPSQDSVGKWLSTNVTQEDAKQEPLQEDAGPLQRNPSSDDDLALGVEASLYAKQGVKTVQEFLRWSSSGPALSRWNSFSSATSGHSGPLSVMDVLNLWNDDPEEILLDLGFGCDEPDLSGRIPARFINYQSHARGINLQVFLEAQKNRLDLENPDVSNRFRQLEVLQQVTTAFSSFIGSSSSPLKATQGKDLPPEAQERRRRMSMLFRRASKKSLGQIHRNKTHGLTIPAANCVPASESQQPTSSPRDKNVCLKRVKPGSLETASLSTLAEEQGNDPDLQSQHPLVYLLSQEGALKSAPLREGHPLAAKSFLQRKKSQGQIRESFEMEEIQSFDESSVAVSYVGGAENFVRGVMRTNSCQSDSSGFLEEPFIPLVPHLASPGSEIIKARLGFSEMSGDNQDSEKPESSAFSPHTDKSPIPASTMTSCGFNKYLPSSPCPSPDSTIDSSSSIASASLPLSSCDLQIANTETVPNPDQSPPASIQSFSSGPISSQHPTSPPLPHSANREICSPPTLVSPKLLKLISQTPESNKNKSFFLDSDGISFSKPTADTQKEEDESLPLLSFHLDKANPSAPPVLDFSKLEEGFPTPSSLSYKLYIPVCQPDVSSQSHHQNDLIDPASGEISDQSEQVVSGQHSAVLPPENRQHSHNDNNDLALFCQIQNGTNAKMNDILLEKFQRNEKQQEESEGHGPQLSQEAVVYISDTETPANLSEGSAPSPSEVESQSEMDTLVNSSTVHDDMSAKTKHNDIRKLYQKHVAGKESESPGSYIRLHNQVAQAHSGDEVKPNNLIAIENLDLVFETSVDDSDNENIDLDDFFQQLDTEGRVYWAEPIQLSNPTPEVSGSFEISDGTPGNLPVDSFSSTGNAIPLPMSYSANTDRGQTSRAANGSLDVPSSLTSISQSAIPNIRPSNRSVSVQMPSYLSSHIVHRKDVPYTPESKSTRLPIILPLDTSSPFRAVQSWTDLQIQRNTLTKNLSYGALHAVPNKMNLSMSCPGMTQRPAHQELFSSSPSFFHLSNNLKSQETIPEMAINCKPESVSVDTGLWPDEQEEDMNRNGNETQKQLWEGNQQDTMACCCSCDHTCCIHKSNNKEPTFGNSPYSLDELEEMLLCLQQFWSVLSNMEEQLSEDQAAVFSCLSDQDREKIRDIEELRRAVKREAGELERQLKELAYEYDESLKMKMHRLLDEQSLLCSQLKVFLPGTVPTPSSKPMPNRTVATQCSLLPLLTAADIQSSHISDWKGWKTLKPGLDSNRQSLPGSESICDGQGGSPTKADKLDIVGFLQRLKETLHHSVNTDPSE